The window GGAGACTGAAGGCCGGGCTCACTGGTACAGAATTGTTATGAAAAAGCAAAGGGGAGAGTCTGTTTCCTTATAAGAACTGCTGTGACCTTCTTAGGTCTTATTAGAATGTCAGtgcttatatcttttttttttaattttattttatttttaaactttatataattgtattagttttgacaaatatcaaaatgaatccaccacaggtatacaggtgttccctaccctgaaccctcctccctcctccctccccaaccatccctctgggtcatcccagtgcactagccccaagcatccagtatcgtgcatcgaacctggactggcaactcatttcatacatgatattttacatgtttcaatgccattctcccaaatcttcccaccctctccctctcccacagagtccataagtctgttctatacatcagtgtctcttttgctgtctcgtacacagggttattgttaccatctttctaaattccatatatatgtgttatatatgtggtatactgtattggtgtttttctttctggcttacttcactctgtataataggctccagtttcatccacctcattagcactgattcaaatgtattctttttaatggctgagtaatactccattgtgtatatgtaccactgctttcttatccattcatctgctgatgggtatctaggttgcttccatgtcctggctattataaacagtgctgcgatgaacattggggtacacgtgtctctttcccttctggtttcctcagtgtgtatgcccagcagtgggattgctggatcataaggcggtttatttccagtttttaaaggaatctccacactgttctccatagtggctgtcctagtttgcattcccaccaacagtgtaagagggttcccttttctccacaccctctccagcatttattacttgtagacttttggatctcagccattctgactggtgtgaaatggtacctcatagtggttttgatttgcatttctctgatcatgagtgatgttgagcatctttccatgtgtttgttacaGTGCTTATATCTTGAAGGACCATATTTCACAGCACCACCTTGTGGCAGTAAGCCGAAATGGCAGTAGTGAACTTAGATACCAGTCCTTTCCTGGTTGGGTATGTGAACTGATATAAACTCATTTTTGGAATTTCAGGTTTGGAGATCGTTCTGGGGGAAAGGCAGCGCAAAATGGAGACAACATTCTGTTAATATTGCAATTGGGGGCTGATGAATAAATTgcaaaataatgacaataaagaAAAGCAATGGGCCATATTTAAGTTCATGAAATGTTTCTTACCAGCAGGAAAGCAAGGATGGAaacttttctttgatattttggtTGGTGCCCAAGAACTTAAACCCATCATTTTCATGCAGCTATTGTGAATATGCACTTAAAATATTAGATAAAGATATGTTATTCTTTGATGTTATTTCCTTTGATGATACTactgtatcttaaaaaaaatatataaattctctTGAATCCTCAACTCCaaagaaaaatctatatttttacaCTAGTGGTAATAATTAGTATCTTCTTCAAGAAGTATCTGCTGTTTCTGCCAAATGTCAAATAGCTAATATTCTTTCTCACAAAAGAATTGCTTTTCCTAACACTCATCTCAgacgcttgtaaagtaatgctcaaaattctccaagccaggcttcagtaatatgtgaaccatgaacttcctgatattcaagctggttttagaaaaggcagaggaaccagagataaattgccaacatccgctggatcatggaaaaagcaagagagttccagaaaaacatctatttctgctttatgactataccaaagcctttgactgtgtggatcacaataaactgtggaaaattctgaaagagatgggaataccagaccacctgacctacctcttgagaaatttgtatgcagatcaggaaacaacagttagaactgaacatggaacaacagactggttccaaataggaaaaggagtacgtcaaggctgtatactgtcaccctgcttatttaacttctatgcagagtacatcatgagaaatgctggactggaagaaacacaagctggaatcaagattgccgggagaaatatcaataaactcagatatgcagatgacaccacccttatggtagaaagtgaagaggaactaaaaagcctcttgatgaaagtgaaagtggagagtgcaaaagttggcttaaagctcaacattcagaaaaagaagatcatggcatccggtcccaccacttcatggggaatagatggggaaacagtggaaacagtgtcagactttattttttttgggctccaaaatcactgcagatggtgattgcagccatgaaattaaaagacatttactccttggaaggaaagttatgaccaacctagatagcatattcaaaagcagagacattactttgccaacgaaggtttgtctagtcaaggctatggtttttcctgtggtcatgtatggatgtgagagttggactgtgaagaaggctgagctcccaagaatggatgcttttgaactgtggtgttggagaagactcttgagagtcccttggcctgcaaggagatccaaccagtccattctgaaggagatcagccctgggatttctttggaaggaatgatgctaaagctgaaactccagtactttgggcacctcatgcgaagagtcaactcattggaaaagaatctgatgctgggagggattggggacaggaggagaaggggacgatagaggatgagatggctggaaggcatcaccgacttgatggacgtgagtctgggtgaactccgggaattggtgatggacaggcaggcctggagtgctgcgattcatggggtcgcaaatagtcggacacgactgagcgactgaacttaactcaACTGAACAAAGGTTTGCCTTTGTTTAACAGAACTGAAAGTCAGGTGAGAAATAGCCTAATGTcagtttttcccaaatatttgatACTTCAGGCAGTTGGTGGATTCATTTGCACTTGAAATGACATAGCAATGGCACTGTAGATGTGAAGACTCTTTTATTTGCAGAGATGATTTTCAATCTCTGAAATGATCAGTTGTAGAGAAGTTTAATTTATTCTCCAGCATAGAGATCCCCAGATTTTGAATGTACTTAccagtaaaataaagtaaaaatgagaTTAAACATATGATTACTAAATTTTTGTTTTGGCAAGTAAGAGCATCAAAACTTCCGCCCAAATTACCATCTACTACTGCGGGTtgatgatggaaagggaagcttgatgagcagcagtccatggggtcacaaagggtcaggcatgactgagtgactgaactgaattgaccactataattcaagaaaagaaagaacattatAAAGGAAATTGCAAGCAGATTGTGTTAAATAAGGAATAGCCCTTTTTATTACTTCCGTATAAATGGTCAACTTGTAGTTGTTtattcgctaagttgtgtctgactctttgtgaccccatggactgtagcccaccagactttctgtccatgggatttccaaggcaagaatagtggagtgggttgccatttccctctccacgggatcttcccgacccggggatccaacttgtgtctcctgcattggcaggtggattctctaccactgcgccaccagggaagccccagtgtagtAGCCCTCTGGTCTTTTAAAACTTGAGGCAGAAGGTGGAATGGGTGTTGGTGAGCTGTTAGTCTTCACCACAAAGTCTCCTCTGGCAAAATCAGGTGAATGAAAGAGTGTTATTTCTAATATAAGTGATATgtctgggaagaaaaaaatcagtacaaTCTTATCTATACTAGATGCTTATGAATAATATTTCCTCAATCTTTTGTACATTGCTATACTTCCCACAtttcataattatttatttatctgtagtCCCTGATTAATCTTGAAGCTTTTAAATGTATGAATTACATTTTatctatgtatatttatttatctgtctccTTATCATGCTTATGAATAATATTTCCTCAATCTTTTGTACATTGCTATACTTACCACATTTcataatcatttatttatctgttgtCCCTGATTAATCTTGAAGCTTTTAAATGTATGAATTACATTTTatctatgtatatttatttatctgtctccTTATCCTTTATCCCTACTTCCTATTTATTTACAGAGTCAGTACGTAGTACAATTCTTGGTACATGGTAAACACCCAAGAAGTGCTCTTTGAATAAATGTATTGATTGATCTTCTGTTGGGAAAGGTCAATATTATTTCTTTAACTCTCTACACTCTGATTTTTCCACTTAATTCATGACTTTGCTGGCCATTTTTTTTGAATCCAGATTATTCTCTTTATTGCACTTTTTACATCTTTGTTTCTTAAAGTGTATATCAGAGGGTTAAGGCTGGGTGTGACAATTGTGTAAAAGAGAGTAAGGAACTTCCCCTCATCTTGCGAGGTACTAGTTTGCGGCTTCAAGTACATATAAATGATTGTTCCATAAAACAGAGATACTACTgtgaggtgggaaccacatgtaTTAAGGATCTTTTGCCACCTTGCTGCTGACTTGATTCTCATGACAGCTTGAGTGATGACTCCATATGAGATGAGAATTAGTGACAGAGGCACCAGAAGAATTACTACTCCAAGAGCAAAGACAATAACTTCAATTACTTTTGAATAGACACAAGCCATCTTGATCAATGCTGGCATCTCACAGAAAAAGTTATCCACCTCCCGGTGCCCACATCTTGGCAACTTCAAAGTCAAAGAGCAAACAGTTAAGGCACTGCCAAAACCACCTAACCAGGCAATCAACACCATCTTTTGGCAAAGCTCAGGGTGCATTATTACTGTGTAGTGAAGAGGTTGACAGACAGCAGCATAGCGGTCATAAGCCATTACAGCCAAGAGAAGACATTCTGTGGCTCCCATGTCAAGGGCAAAGAAGAACTGGAGCACACACCCTCCATATGTAATAGACTTTTTTGGACCCCATAGATTTACCAGCATCTGGGGGATAATGCTAGTTGTGTAACAGAGGTCCACAAAAGACAAATTGGATAAGAAGAAATACATGGGCGTATGGAGCTGGGTGTCTAGGTAAGATACAAGAATGATCGTTGTGTTTCCTACCAGTGTTATAATATAGAAGATGAAGACAACCACAGAGATGATGTGTTCCAATTGGGGCCGATCAGAAAAGCCCAGCAGGATGAAGTCTGTTGTGGAACTTCCATTGCTGGTTCCCATTGCTCCTTTTGAAAAACTAGGAAGCTATACCATGGTAAGAATAAATAGTGTCAGCCTTAGGTAGAACTAAAAACCTCTGAAGTTTGTCATGAATATCCAAAGGTCACTTATTTGCATGCTTTCTCCCAGTTTGGAATACCTCTTAACATATCTGCTGTGTTCATTTTCCAAATCTCTACCTATT of the Bubalus kerabau isolate K-KA32 ecotype Philippines breed swamp buffalo chromosome 3, PCC_UOA_SB_1v2, whole genome shotgun sequence genome contains:
- the LOC129645657 gene encoding putative olfactory receptor 2W6; translated protein: MGTSNGSSTTDFILLGFSDRPQLEHIISVVVFIFYIITLVGNTTIILVSYLDTQLHTPMYFFLSNLSFVDLCYTTSIIPQMLVNLWGPKKSITYGGCVLQFFFALDMGATECLLLAVMAYDRYAAVCQPLHYTVIMHPELCQKMVLIAWLGGFGSALTVCSLTLKLPRCGHREVDNFFCEMPALIKMACVYSKVIEVIVFALGVVILLVPLSLILISYGVITQAVMRIKSAARWQKILNTCGSHLTVVSLFYGTIIYMYLKPQTSTSQDEGKFLTLFYTIVTPSLNPLIYTLRNKDVKSAIKRIIWIQKKWPAKS